A single window of Bombyx mori chromosome 17, ASM3026992v2 DNA harbors:
- the LOC101745061 gene encoding NAD-dependent protein deacylase sirtuin-6, protein MKAMGGRGAVRSSARLSAETTQAPSTSNVPGTKVRPVAAAAAAAARRARAAERAREVEDSPRVLKEKCRRLARALRNAKHLVVYTGAGISTAADIPDYRGPHGVWTRLQRGESVGRVEVSRANPTFTHMALTALWARGALKFVVSQNCDGLHLRAGLPRRALAELHGNMFAELCAPCRKLYLRSFDTTERTARHRHGTRRLCHACGTELRDSIVHFGERGRAAWPLNWAGALRHAARADVVLCLGSSLKVLRRYGRLWRMHSAPSSRPALYIVNLQWTPKDSVAKLKINARCDTVMRQVARRLRLRVPRYDSPRDPVIWHAEPLAAPEAHTTRRSPLRDDPASDGSAYHTDASSPSASDSDEEVPLRRLADRLKAPTLKAFKVNLMSGEATILLRKEHAPSPSPSPAPHSPPRSATSELRRFRIRRRHTPPPTEPPHAHTPNTHPRLNGIEIKTERIKKEEELSNGTLGSRLRKLLEHDPLPLVKKEEDVKREPPDSKLNDIEPHEDRNGSLAAAIIARAVLLCRASLYSGFHTIISQPPATPTPPPSPAQCSWCEKHFGSRRCLWYGPPRETSLSARVWRKIKGRKYLCACCGDGEDGRTNGEETGGWYGKGYRKGRRRKR, encoded by the exons ATGAAAGCCATGGGCGGGCGAGGCGCAGTGCGGTCGAGCGCTAGGCTTAGTGCTGAAACCACCCAGGCTCCGTCAACTTCTAATGTTCCTGGAACCAAAGTGAGGCCTGTGGCAGCTGCTGCAGCCGCAGCTGCCAGAAGGGCTAGAGCAGCAGAGCGAGCACGCGAAGTTGAAGATAGCCCGCGGGTCTTGAAAGAAAAATGCCGAAGACTGGCCAGGGCGCTGCGCAACGCTAAGCATCTTGTT GTCTACACAGGAGCTGGAATTAGCACGGCAGCTGACATCCCTGACTACAGGGGCCCCCATGGAGTATGGACTCGACTGCAACGAGGAGAAAGTGTGGG CCGCGTGGAGGTATCTCGAGCGAACCCAACCTTCACTCACATGGCGTTAACCGCTTTGTGGGCGCGAGGAGCCCTCAAATTCGTCGTGTCACAGAACTGCGACGGTCTCCACCTGCGCGCCGGCCTGCCCCGCCGAGCGCTGGCCGAACTTCACGGCAATATGTTCGCGGAGTTGTGCGCGCCGTGTCGCAAGCTATACCTGCGATCGTTCGACACGACGGAGCGCACGGCGCGGCACCGGCACGGCACGAGGCGGCTGTGCCACGCCTGCGGCACGGAGCTCAGGGACTCCATAGTGCACTTCGGGGAGCGCGGCAGAGCGGCCTGGCCTTTGAACTGGGCTGGAGCGTTGCGGCATGCTGCTAGAGCCGATGTCGTCTTGTGTCTCGGGTCTAGTCTGAAG GTCCTGCGCCGTTACGGTCGGCTGTGGCGCATGCACAGCGCCCCCTCGTCGAGGCCGGCGCTGTACATTGTCAATTTGCAATGGACGCCCAAAGACTCCGTCGCGAAGCTGAAGATAAACGCGCGTTGCGATACTGTTATGAGACAG GTGGCACGGCGACTGCGACTCCGCGTCCCCCGGTACGACTCCCCCCGGGACCCTGTGATCTGGCACGCGGAGCCGCTGGCGGCGCCCGAGGCCCACACCACGCGGCGCTCACCACTCCGGGATGACCCCGCGTCCGACGGGTCCGCTTACCACACCGATGCGTCTTCTCCATCGGCCTCGGATTCTGATGAGGAGGTGCCACTGAGGAGGCTAGCAGATCGGTTGAAGGCTCCCACTCTTAAGGCTTTTAAG GTAAATTTAATGTCCGGTGAAGCGACGATCCTGCTCCGCAAAGAGCACGCCCCCTCCCCCTCCCCCAGCCCCGCCCCTCACTCCCCGCCGCGCTCAGCCACTTCAGAATTACGTCGCTTCCGTATCCGTCGTCGGCACACGCCGCCTCCCACCGAACCGCCCCACGCCCACACTCCCAATACTCATCCCAGACTGAACGGAATCGAAATCAAGACAGAACGGATAAAGAAAGAAGAGGAACTGTCAAATGGTACTCTAGGATCTCGTCTGCGGAAACTTCTAGAACATGATCCTCTTCCTTTGGTGAAGAAAGAGGAGGACGTGAAGAGGGAACCGCCTGATAGTAAACTGAACGATATTGAACCTCACGAAGATCGCAACGGCTCGCTGGCGGCCGCCATCATCGCTCGCGCGGTTCTGCTGTGTAGGGCTTCGCTGTATTCCGGATTTCATACGATAATCTCCCAGCCGCCTGCCACCCCCACCCCTCCTCCGAGCCCTGCCCAATGCTCGTGGTGCGAGAAGCACTTCGGCTCCCGTCGCTGCTTATGGTACGGGCCGCCTCGGGAGACCTCGCTGTCGGCCCGGGTGTGGCGCAAGATCAAGGGTAGGAAGTATCTATGCGCCTGCTGCGGCGACGGGGAGGACGGCAGGACGAACGGGGAAGAGACCGGGGGCTGGTACGGGAAGGGCTATCGCAAGGGGCGGCGCAGGAAGCGGTAG
- the RpL38 gene encoding large ribosomal subunit protein eL38 gives MPREIKDIKDFLIKARRKDAKSVKIKKNPENVKFKVRCSRFLYTLVITDKEKAEKLKQSLPPGLQVKEVK, from the exons ATG CCGCGTGAAATCAAAGATATCAAAGACTTTTTAATTAAGGCGAGGAGGAAAGACGCCAAAT CGGTCAAAATAAAGAAGAACCCTGAGAATGTCAAGTTCAAGGTTCGATGCTCAAGGTTCCTGTACACCCTGGTCATCACTGACAAAGAGAAGGCTGAGAAACTTAAGCAGAGTTTACCTCCAG GTCTCCAAGTTAAAGAAGTAAAGTGA